A single Nitrospirota bacterium DNA region contains:
- a CDS encoding N-acetylmuramoyl-L-alanine amidase: MNRKLAANILLLSCAIFFSADNSFAEVSLSRKLGLKIKTIYIDPAYGGKERGPKLAKNTYGKNITLLVAQKLQARLTEAGFTVYLSREGDQHVPLETRTFRSKAKGTDIYLAIRISNHKKDCIRLFTTTLPKERKPVQNIETKKLNERNSDLNEILKSMQVDDKIEESINLALKLETKLQTNQNVGCIKIQPLYDYILLNTDMPTVIVDFGISNPSHKTPYILNTETQDQVVAVIAASVKEYSDERAPSPTQ, encoded by the coding sequence ATGAATCGAAAATTAGCTGCGAACATTTTATTGCTTTCTTGTGCTATTTTCTTTAGTGCCGACAATTCCTTCGCGGAGGTGAGCTTATCGCGTAAACTCGGCCTCAAAATAAAGACAATCTACATTGACCCAGCATATGGCGGCAAAGAACGCGGGCCGAAATTGGCGAAGAATACATATGGCAAGAATATAACATTGCTTGTCGCGCAAAAACTTCAAGCCCGACTTACAGAAGCCGGCTTTACTGTCTATCTTTCACGTGAGGGGGATCAACATGTTCCTCTCGAAACGAGAACATTTCGATCCAAAGCGAAGGGGACAGATATATATTTAGCGATAAGAATCAGCAACCACAAGAAAGACTGTATACGGCTTTTTACAACCACCCTGCCAAAAGAAAGAAAACCGGTTCAGAACATTGAGACAAAGAAGTTAAACGAACGCAATAGTGATCTCAATGAAATTCTTAAAAGTATGCAGGTTGATGACAAAATAGAAGAAAGCATCAACCTTGCATTGAAATTAGAAACAAAATTACAAACCAATCAAAATGTTGGTTGTATTAAAATACAACCGCTCTATGATTACATTTTATTAAACACAGATATGCCAACAGTGATTGTCGACTTCGGCATATCGAATCCATCCCATAAGACACCGTATATACTTAACACTGAGACACAGGACCAAGTTGTGGCTGTTATTGCAGCTTCGGTAAAAGAATATTCTGACGAACGTGCCCCATCTCCAACTCAATAA